The Microcebus murinus isolate Inina chromosome 28, M.murinus_Inina_mat1.0, whole genome shotgun sequence genome has a segment encoding these proteins:
- the CRELD1 gene encoding protein disulfide isomerase CRELD1: MAPRPARGLVQALLWGLSLFLSLPGPVRLQPSPLPQSSPLPEPHPCHTCRALVDSFNKGLERTIRDNFGGGNTAWEEEKLSKYKDSETRLVEVLEGVCSKSDFECHRLLELSEELVESWWFHKQQEAPDLLQWLCSDSLKLCCPAGTFGPSCLPCPGGAERPCGGYGQCQGEGTRGGSGHCDCQAGYGGEACGQCGLGYFEAERNASHLVCSACFGPCARCSGPEESNCLQCKKGWALHHLKCVDVDECGTERASCGADQFCVNTEGSYECRDCAKACLGCMGAGPGRCKKCSPGYQQVGSKCLDVDECEAEVCPGENEQCENTQGGYRCVCAQGYKQMEGVCVKEQIPESAGFFSEMTEDELVVLQQMFFGVIICALATLAAKGDLVFTAIFIGAVAAMTGYWLSERSDRVLEGFIKGR, encoded by the exons ATGGCCCCGCGGCCGGCCAGGGGCCTGGTCCAAGCTCTGCTCTGGGGCCTGagcctcttcctcagcctcccaggccctGTCCGACTCCAGCCCTCTCCGCTGCCTCAGTCTTCTCCCCTGCCTGAGCCCCATCCGTGTCACACCTGCAGGGCGCTTGTGGACAGCTTCAACAAG ggCCTGGAGAGAACCATCCGGGACAACTTTGGAGGTGGAAACACTGCCTGGGAGGAAGAGAAGTTGTCCAAATACAAAGACAG TGAGACCCGCCTGGTCGAGGTGCTCGAGGGCGTGTGCAGCAAGTCGGACTTCGAGTGCCACCGCCTGCTGGAGTTGAGTGAGGAGCTGGTGGAGAGCTGGTGGTTTCACAA GCAGCAGGAGGCCCCGGATCTCCTCCAGTGGCTCTGCTCAGACTCCCTGAAGCTCTGCTGCCCCGCAGGCACCTTCGGGCCCTCCTGCCTTC CCTGTCCTGGGGGTGCAGAGAGGCCCTGCGGCGGCTACGGGCAGTGTCAAGGGGAAGGGACCCGAGGGGGCAGCGGGCACTGTGACTGCCAAGCCGGCTACGGGGGTGAGGCCTGTGGCCAGTGCGGCCTCGGCTATTTTGAGGCGGAGCGCAATGCCAGCCATCTGGTATGTTCAG CTTGTTTTGGCCCCTGCGCCCGCTGCTCGGGACCTGAGGAATCAAACTGTTTGCAATGCAAGAAGGGCTGGGCCCTGCATCACCTCAAGTGTGTAG ACGTCGATGAGTGTGGCACAGAGCGGGCCAGCTGCGGGGCCGACCAGTTCTGCGTGAACACCGAGGGCTCCTACGAGTGCCGAG ACTGTGCCAAGGCCTGCCTGGGCTGCATGGGGGCGGGGCCCGGCCGCTGTAAGAAGTGCAGCCCTGGCTACCAGCAGGTGGGCTCCAAGTGTCTCG ACGTGGATGAGTGCGAGGCTGAGGTGTGTCCAGGAGAGAACGAGCAGTGTGAGAACACCCAGGGCGGCTACCGCTGCGTCTGTGCCCAGGGCTACAAACAGATGGAGGGCGTCTGCGTGAAGGAGCAGATCCCAG AGTCGGCCGGCTTCTTCTCGGAGATGACAGAGGATGAGCTGGTGGTGCTGCAGCAGATGTTCTTTGGTGTCATCATCTGTGCGCTGGCCACACTGGCTGCCAAGGGGGACTTGGTGTTCACTGCCATTTTCATCGGGGCCGTGGCGGCCATGACTGGCTACTGGCTGTCAGAGCGCAGTGACCGTGTGCTGGAGGGCTTCATCAAGGGCAGATAA